In one Lolium rigidum isolate FL_2022 chromosome 3, APGP_CSIRO_Lrig_0.1, whole genome shotgun sequence genomic region, the following are encoded:
- the LOC124700888 gene encoding uncharacterized N-acetyltransferase p20-like — MEVTLRRFELTDADGMMAWASDPKVAAFCRWEPYASTESLLAYLRDTVLPHPWFRAICLAGDGEARPVGAVSLEPTADACRGELGYVLARAHWGRGVATAAVRRALAVVFGEVEGLVRVEALVDVDNAASHRVVEKAGFRREGVLRRHYWHKGRARDLVMYSFVSGDPLPQ, encoded by the coding sequence ATGGAAGTGACACTCCGCCGCTTCGAACTCACAGACGCGGACGGCATGATGGCGTGGGCGTCGGACCCCAAGGTCGCCGCCTTCTGCCGCTGGGAGCCCTACGCCTCCACGGAATCCCTCCTCGCCTACCTCCGCGACACCGTGCTCCCGCACCCCTGGTTCCGCGCCATCTGCCTCGCCGGCGACGGCGAAGCCCGCCCCGTGGGCGCGGTGTCCCTAGAACCCACGGCGGACGCGTGCCGAGGTGAGCTCGGGTACGTGTTGGCCCGCGCGCACTGGGGCCGGGGAGTGGCCACGGCCGCCGTGCGGCGCGCGCTCGCCGTGGTCTTCGGCGAGGTAGAGGGGCTGGTCCGCGTTGAGGCGCTCGTGGATGTGGACAACGCGGCGTCGCACCGCGTGGTGGAGAAGGCCGGGTTCCGGCGCGAGGGCGTGCTGCGGAGGCACTACTGGCACAAGGGCCGCGCCCGGGACCTCGTCATGTACAGCTTCGTCTCCGGCGACCCCTTACCCCAGTGA
- the LOC124702507 gene encoding uncharacterized N-acetyltransferase p20-like encodes MEQEAAARAPEHVGKVTIRPFDLADVDAMTSWAAADPVILPAASTTWCSYPNPSRDTLLAFLRDTVLPHPCFRAVCLSGAVVGAVSVTPTDDRCRAEVGIVLSRAHWGKGAAAAVALRRAAAAAFGVLEGVERVEALVDADDAAARRVLEEAGFRLEAVLRSYRAVEGRLTDVAVYSLISTDPLLD; translated from the coding sequence ATGGAGCAAGAAGCGGCTGCGCGGGCGCCGGAGCACGTGGGCAAGGTGACCATCCGGCCGTTCGACCTCGCCGACGTCGACGCCATGACGTCCTGGGCAGCGGCGGATCCCGTAATACTGCCCGCGGCCTCCACGACCTGGTGCTCCTACCCCAACCCGTCCCGTGACACGCTACTCGCGTTCCTCCGGGACACGGTGCTCCCGCATCCCTGTTTCCGCGCCGTCTGCCTATCCGGCGCCGTCGTGGGCGCGGTGTCCGTGACGCCGACGGACGACCGGTGCCGCGCGGAAGTCGGGATCGTGCTGTCTCGCGCGCACTGGGGCAAGGGCGCGGCCGCTGCGGTGGCACTGAGGCGCGCGGCCGCCGCTGCGTTCGGCGTCCTGGAGGGCGTGGAGCGCGTGGAGGCGCTCGTGGACGCCGACGACGCCGCGGCCCGGCGCGTGCTGGAGGAGGCCGGGTTCCGCCTCGAGGCCGTGCTGCGGAGCTACCGAGCCGTCGAGGGTCGGCTCACGGACGTGGCCGTCTACAGCCTCATCTCCACCGATCCACTCCTCGACTGA